From Halostagnicola kamekurae, the proteins below share one genomic window:
- a CDS encoding nuclear transport factor 2 family protein, with the protein MTTITVPEDCGNSPKKALLRDFNVAFAEGDEEFILETVSEDVEWTSVGERKRHGRGDVASALEEMKDNDVAELTVDRVITHGATGAVDGTVTMEDGSAYAFCDVYEFTSTGSNAAIRTMTSYVIEVGDA; encoded by the coding sequence ATGACGACGATTACGGTGCCCGAAGACTGCGGGAACTCGCCGAAGAAGGCCCTGCTCAGAGACTTCAACGTCGCCTTCGCGGAGGGTGACGAGGAGTTCATCCTCGAGACCGTGAGCGAGGACGTCGAGTGGACCAGCGTCGGCGAGCGGAAACGCCACGGGAGGGGCGACGTCGCCAGCGCGCTCGAGGAGATGAAAGATAACGACGTCGCGGAGTTGACCGTCGATCGCGTCATCACCCACGGCGCGACCGGTGCGGTCGACGGAACGGTGACGATGGAAGACGGGTCGGCGTACGCGTTCTGTGACGTCTACGAGTTCACGAGCACCGGATCGAACGCCGCGATTCGCACGATGACGTCGTACGTGATCGAAGTCGGCGACGCGTAG
- a CDS encoding YqcI/YcgG family protein, whose product MTETGLLFDRAELQDAIETGELLAWKEERYVEFRDTMRSTRYPCHFAVNAEREDTARYLFVGAVRDRDALLKAREGLRQYLEQYRSIAERTTLVMFFEPPAEDQGERTYRDQFWRVLEFLNERDPEPWPGDVPADPDDPEWEFCFAGESMFIVGRAPFYTERRSRYTRSGLEITIQPRRILEDVSGETAEGQRARSVIRARLEDYDDNAPHPDIGDYGDSSTREWKQYLLPTSNEESLDEFPFEIETTKL is encoded by the coding sequence ATGACGGAGACGGGGCTACTGTTCGATCGGGCCGAATTGCAGGACGCGATCGAAACTGGAGAACTGCTCGCGTGGAAAGAAGAGCGATACGTCGAGTTCAGAGACACGATGCGGAGCACTCGCTACCCGTGTCACTTCGCGGTGAACGCCGAGCGCGAGGATACCGCCCGGTACCTCTTCGTGGGAGCCGTTCGCGATCGCGATGCGCTCCTCAAAGCGAGAGAGGGGTTGCGGCAGTATCTCGAGCAGTATCGGTCGATAGCCGAACGAACGACCCTGGTGATGTTTTTCGAACCGCCGGCGGAGGACCAGGGCGAACGGACCTACCGCGATCAGTTCTGGCGGGTTCTCGAATTCCTGAACGAGCGAGATCCCGAACCGTGGCCCGGCGACGTTCCCGCTGATCCGGACGACCCGGAATGGGAATTCTGCTTTGCCGGAGAATCCATGTTCATCGTCGGTCGGGCTCCGTTCTATACGGAACGACGGAGTCGGTATACGAGATCCGGACTGGAAATAACGATTCAGCCCCGAAGAATACTCGAGGACGTCAGTGGAGAGACGGCAGAGGGCCAACGTGCACGCTCTGTAATCAGGGCTCGGCTCGAGGACTACGACGACAATGCGCCTCATCCCGACATCGGAGATTACGGTGACTCAAGTACTCGAGAGTGGAAACAGTATCTCCTTCCCACATCGAACGAGGAGAGTTTGGACGAATTCCCCTTCGAAATAGAGACGACAAAGCTGTAG
- a CDS encoding transcriptional regulator, producing the protein MDLPPDLTLIHQPTRLQIMGLLYRNRDVSYTRIRDLLDLTDGNLASHAESLEDAGYIETRQAWTQSGFETRYRITQSGVSTFQTYLQELRQFLDEVESE; encoded by the coding sequence ATGGATCTTCCGCCAGATCTCACACTCATCCATCAACCGACCCGGCTTCAGATTATGGGGCTCCTATATAGGAATCGTGATGTTTCGTACACGCGAATCCGTGATTTGTTGGATTTGACTGATGGCAACCTCGCCTCTCACGCGGAGAGCCTCGAAGATGCGGGGTATATCGAAACCCGTCAAGCGTGGACCCAGAGCGGCTTCGAAACCCGCTACCGAATCACTCAAAGCGGTGTCTCAACGTTTCAGACCTATCTGCAGGAACTGCGCCAGTTCTTGGACGAAGTGGAGTCGGAATGA
- the cysC gene encoding adenylyl-sulfate kinase, which translates to MPGETVWLFGLPCSGKTTLAEGLIGPNTVHLDGDYLRNTLNSDLGFSKEDRTENLRRAAGIAQALNEQGFDVVASFITPYRSQRELIDEKLEDVSFVYVNAPVEVCEDRDVKGMYERARNGEIDGFTGVDAPFEEPEEVELEVRTATRSKEAGIETINRELALKFDPSHIFIGRWQPLHDGHRTIIDSAADNGKDVIIAIRDTELSEENPFTAKERRELIEDVYADHPNVETMIIPDVDTVAIGRNVGYSVVSVPEEVAQISGTDTRNRYGKRELLAGRHLED; encoded by the coding sequence ATGCCCGGCGAGACCGTATGGCTTTTCGGACTGCCGTGTTCCGGAAAGACGACGCTCGCCGAGGGATTGATCGGTCCGAATACGGTCCACCTGGACGGCGATTATCTCCGGAACACCCTCAACTCCGATCTCGGGTTTTCGAAGGAAGACCGAACCGAGAACCTCAGACGCGCTGCCGGTATCGCACAAGCCCTGAACGAACAGGGGTTCGACGTCGTCGCATCGTTCATCACTCCGTATCGCTCTCAGCGGGAACTGATCGACGAGAAACTCGAGGACGTCTCGTTCGTCTACGTCAACGCGCCCGTCGAAGTGTGCGAAGACCGCGACGTAAAGGGAATGTACGAGCGGGCCCGGAACGGAGAGATCGACGGTTTCACCGGCGTCGATGCGCCGTTCGAGGAACCGGAGGAAGTCGAACTCGAGGTCCGGACGGCAACGCGCTCGAAGGAGGCGGGTATCGAGACGATTAACAGGGAACTGGCGCTCAAGTTCGACCCGAGTCACATTTTCATCGGTCGGTGGCAGCCGCTCCACGACGGCCACCGGACGATCATCGACTCGGCCGCCGATAACGGAAAGGACGTCATCATCGCCATCCGGGATACCGAACTCAGCGAAGAAAACCCGTTCACCGCGAAGGAACGGCGAGAGCTGATCGAGGACGTCTACGCGGACCATCCGAACGTCGAGACGATGATCATTCCGGACGTCGACACCGTCGCTATCGGGCGGAACGTCGGATACTCGGTCGTCTCGGTCCCCGAGGAGGTCGCACAGATCAGCGGGACCGATACGCGCAACCGATACGGGAAGCGTGAACTCCTGGCCGGACGGCACCTGGAGGACTGA
- a CDS encoding VOC family protein, translating to MQKITPTLWFDDDAADAVDRYTTIFEDASTGSVGRYDEASAAASGRPEGSVMTIEFELEGRSFVALNGGPEFEFNPSISFIVNCPTAEAVDELWTELAADGETLMSLGSYPFSDRYGWVTDEFGVSWQLIHAPDVPERKLVPSLLFAGERCGQAEAAMAFYTSAFDDAEINEIARYGADQEPDEEGTVTFAEFTLAGQRFAAMDSTRAHDSAFNEAISFAVDCTDQEEVDYYWDALTADGGAEGQCGWLTDKYGVSWQVVPAGLTELLRDEDTARATRVTEAMLRMRKLDLEELRNVHAGTTGEEADV from the coding sequence ATGCAGAAAATCACGCCGACCCTGTGGTTCGACGACGACGCGGCGGACGCGGTGGACAGATACACGACCATCTTCGAGGACGCCTCGACCGGAAGCGTCGGTCGGTACGACGAAGCCTCGGCGGCGGCCAGCGGACGACCCGAAGGCAGCGTGATGACGATCGAGTTCGAACTCGAGGGGAGATCGTTCGTCGCGCTCAACGGCGGTCCGGAGTTCGAGTTCAACCCGTCGATATCGTTCATCGTCAACTGTCCGACGGCCGAGGCGGTGGACGAACTGTGGACGGAACTTGCGGCGGACGGAGAGACGCTAATGAGCCTCGGTTCGTACCCGTTCAGCGATCGGTACGGCTGGGTAACCGACGAGTTCGGCGTCTCGTGGCAACTGATACATGCCCCGGATGTCCCCGAACGCAAACTCGTCCCGTCGCTGCTGTTCGCCGGCGAGCGATGCGGGCAGGCGGAAGCGGCGATGGCGTTCTACACCTCGGCGTTCGACGACGCTGAGATTAACGAAATCGCCCGCTACGGTGCGGACCAGGAGCCGGACGAGGAAGGAACCGTCACGTTCGCGGAGTTTACCCTCGCCGGCCAGCGCTTCGCGGCGATGGATAGCACGCGGGCCCACGACTCCGCGTTCAACGAGGCGATCTCCTTCGCCGTCGACTGCACGGATCAGGAGGAGGTCGACTACTACTGGGACGCCCTCACGGCGGACGGCGGAGCCGAAGGCCAGTGCGGCTGGCTCACAGACAAGTACGGCGTCTCCTGGCAGGTCGTTCCGGCCGGCCTCACCGAGCTGCTTCGAGACGAGGACACCGCCCGAGCCACTCGAGTCACGGAGGCGATGCTCCGGATGCGAAAGCTCGACCTCGAGGAACTGCGGAACGTCCACGCCGGCACCACCGGCGAGGAGGCCGACGTATGA
- a CDS encoding MarR family winged helix-turn-helix transcriptional regulator, with protein MDLSATRNCNCLAARRRARAITRRYDERLRPHGLQSTQFSVLAALALTGPTPLGELADRLGLERTTLTRSANRMEAEGWIADAESADARVRRLTLTRAGREKIERAYPAWKAVQDEIDEETQLEAE; from the coding sequence GTGGATCTCTCCGCCACCAGAAACTGCAACTGTCTCGCCGCTCGCCGCCGGGCTCGAGCGATAACACGCCGCTACGACGAGAGGCTTCGCCCCCACGGACTCCAGTCGACACAGTTCTCCGTCCTCGCTGCGCTGGCGCTTACGGGACCGACCCCGCTTGGGGAACTCGCCGACCGGCTCGGCCTGGAGCGGACGACGCTCACCCGGAGCGCGAATCGGATGGAAGCCGAGGGGTGGATCGCAGACGCCGAGTCGGCCGACGCCAGGGTCCGTCGCCTGACGCTGACCCGGGCCGGTCGCGAGAAAATCGAGCGCGCTTACCCCGCCTGGAAGGCGGTACAGGACGAGATCGACGAGGAAACGCAGCTGGAGGCGGAGTGA
- a CDS encoding acyltransferase, with protein MAGRIDSIDTVRILAMVFVIIIHTDPFEGLGATANGVNFVLESTARFAVPFFFVAAGYFFARKTAASDPTEYLRERLISIGSIYVFGLSFAALVFLLNMGREAAMANRDVLAAVVDKGMEYVAPVELLYYGTAVSEILWFLPALAYSYVFIYLFVKLEKTTYLIPVALGIHVVGLLGQGYAGFGGIALETRDPLFFGFFYTALGYVIAASDWRPSPDRRVVYLGATVFFGVFHVVERYLLGYVLQGETFAEGVYAPSYTIGTILVTVSLFCLLLATPRLGSGTVLPAWGRKYAVGIYVVHPAVLFVLVQLRDELSLGGTPLGETVLWHLVFTPATFFGAFLICLVISVVGDTSPRRIPISIVHRVRNRIPVVGSDRV; from the coding sequence ATGGCGGGGCGAATCGACAGCATCGATACGGTTCGAATCCTCGCGATGGTGTTCGTGATCATCATCCACACGGATCCGTTCGAGGGCCTGGGCGCGACCGCAAACGGGGTCAATTTCGTACTCGAGTCGACCGCGCGCTTTGCCGTGCCGTTCTTTTTCGTCGCCGCCGGGTACTTCTTCGCCAGGAAAACCGCCGCGAGTGATCCGACCGAGTATCTCCGCGAACGATTGATTTCGATCGGTTCGATCTACGTGTTCGGACTCTCCTTCGCGGCCTTGGTATTCCTCTTGAATATGGGCCGCGAAGCCGCGATGGCAAATCGGGACGTCCTCGCCGCCGTCGTCGACAAAGGGATGGAGTACGTCGCACCCGTCGAACTCCTGTACTACGGAACCGCCGTCTCCGAAATCCTGTGGTTCCTGCCGGCACTGGCGTACTCGTACGTCTTCATTTACCTCTTCGTCAAACTCGAGAAGACGACCTACCTGATACCGGTCGCACTCGGGATCCACGTCGTCGGACTACTGGGTCAGGGGTACGCCGGGTTCGGTGGGATAGCGCTCGAGACGAGAGATCCGTTGTTCTTCGGCTTTTTCTACACCGCGTTGGGGTACGTCATCGCCGCGAGCGACTGGCGACCGTCGCCCGATCGACGGGTGGTTTATCTCGGTGCAACGGTCTTCTTCGGCGTTTTCCACGTCGTAGAGCGGTATCTACTGGGATACGTCCTGCAAGGAGAGACGTTCGCTGAGGGGGTTTACGCGCCGAGTTACACGATCGGAACGATTTTAGTGACGGTTTCGCTGTTTTGTTTGCTCCTCGCGACCCCCCGTCTCGGGAGTGGGACCGTGTTACCGGCCTGGGGTCGGAAGTACGCCGTCGGGATTTACGTCGTTCACCCGGCAGTCCTGTTCGTCCTCGTGCAACTGCGCGACGAACTCTCGCTTGGCGGAACGCCGCTCGGAGAGACGGTTCTGTGGCACCTCGTCTTTACTCCCGCGACGTTCTTCGGCGCGTTTCTCATCTGTCTCGTGATTTCTGTGGTCGGCGACACCTCACCCCGTCGGATTCCGATCTCGATCGTTCATCGGGTGCGAAACAGGATTCCCGTGGTCGGATCCGACCGCGTCTAA
- a CDS encoding MATE family efflux transporter encodes MGLINRISSLFKGPEDVDLTSGGIGKPLFFLAMPIVVTNLFQTAYNLADTFWLGQYNTDALAAISFAFPLVFLLISLGMGIAVAGSILVAQYTGADQKREAEYAASQSVTFAAIASIVLGVIGYFGVDTFLSLMGASTDVLPLATDYMEVISLGLLFMFGFAIFISLMRGSGDTITPMLVMFGSVVLNIVLDPFLIFGWTIVENAPLVGTISFPELGIQGAAIATVFSRALALLVGLMIMFRGNHGIQINLRDMLPDLAYLRRLFRIGLPASIEGTGRALSMNLLLVIVAMFPDTVVAAYGIGTRVFSVVFLPAIAVARGVETMTGQNMGAGKPDRAAQATGLAAKFLFGVLTVAGIVVFLFPEPIVSVFVGADQENAARVISIGAEFLRYVALSFGFIGIMRAYTGSFRGAGKTLTAAAISVLMLGVVRFPIAWFATGSLGETGIWLAFALSNVIGAGVAYAWYQRGTWREGDLTESKVDLEEPQTTVTGDDD; translated from the coding sequence ATGGGACTCATAAACCGGATTAGTTCACTCTTCAAGGGTCCCGAGGACGTCGATCTGACGTCGGGCGGTATCGGGAAGCCGTTGTTCTTCCTCGCAATGCCGATCGTCGTCACGAACCTCTTTCAGACAGCGTACAATCTCGCGGATACGTTCTGGCTCGGCCAGTACAACACCGACGCGCTGGCCGCGATCAGCTTCGCGTTCCCGCTCGTGTTCCTTCTCATCTCGCTCGGGATGGGAATCGCCGTCGCCGGTAGCATCCTCGTCGCCCAGTACACCGGTGCAGATCAGAAACGTGAGGCAGAGTACGCCGCCTCGCAGTCCGTAACTTTCGCCGCGATCGCCTCGATCGTCCTCGGCGTGATCGGGTACTTCGGCGTCGATACGTTTCTCAGCTTGATGGGCGCATCGACCGACGTCCTGCCGTTGGCGACAGACTACATGGAAGTCATCTCGCTCGGCTTGCTGTTCATGTTCGGCTTCGCCATCTTCATCTCCCTCATGCGAGGGTCCGGGGACACGATCACTCCGATGCTCGTCATGTTCGGCTCGGTCGTGCTCAACATCGTCCTCGATCCGTTCCTGATATTTGGCTGGACGATCGTCGAGAACGCTCCGCTCGTCGGCACGATTTCGTTCCCCGAACTCGGTATTCAGGGCGCGGCCATCGCGACCGTGTTCTCGCGGGCACTCGCCTTGTTAGTCGGTCTGATGATCATGTTCCGAGGCAATCATGGTATCCAGATTAACCTCCGAGATATGCTGCCGGATCTCGCGTATCTCCGTCGACTCTTCCGCATCGGCCTGCCGGCATCCATCGAAGGCACCGGCAGAGCGCTGTCGATGAACCTCCTGTTGGTCATCGTCGCGATGTTTCCGGACACGGTCGTTGCCGCCTACGGCATCGGGACCCGTGTCTTCTCGGTCGTCTTCCTACCCGCGATCGCTGTCGCCCGCGGCGTCGAAACGATGACGGGTCAGAACATGGGGGCCGGAAAACCAGATCGCGCCGCACAGGCGACGGGGCTGGCGGCGAAATTCCTCTTCGGCGTCCTCACGGTCGCTGGAATCGTCGTCTTCCTGTTCCCAGAACCCATCGTCTCGGTGTTCGTCGGTGCCGATCAGGAAAACGCCGCACGAGTCATCTCCATCGGAGCGGAGTTCCTCCGGTACGTCGCGCTGTCGTTCGGCTTCATCGGTATTATGCGGGCGTATACGGGAAGCTTTCGCGGAGCCGGGAAGACCCTCACCGCCGCCGCCATCTCCGTCCTGATGCTCGGCGTCGTTCGCTTCCCGATCGCCTGGTTCGCGACGGGATCGCTGGGCGAGACCGGTATCTGGCTCGCGTTCGCACTGTCGAACGTCATCGGAGCGGGTGTCGCCTACGCGTGGTACCAACGTGGCACGTGGCGAGAAGGAGATCTGACCGAGTCCAAAGTCGACCTCGAGGAACCGCAGACCACCGTGACAGGCGACGACGACTGA
- a CDS encoding IucA/IucC family protein gives MTGVGAGCETPSEHAESATLHAFLNCYLRETDTASVVEAETSLPGVGVEGTVAHAPLKHHGVEVVAPLRYESATGRHLFDKPVYARSDDRELQPIDAASLAALARRELVLSTEAADSTAGTDLLRRVLASRRKIERLVDERNDFDRLYGPETTFRDAEQSLVYGHHFHPAPKSLEGIVDHDLSTYAPELRGAFQLRYFASDPHLITGWSARNAGPTEWIADALKAAEATLPSEAERALASDRAVIPVHPWQAEWLSAQPHVQRALERGSITDLGTFGPTVYPTSSVRTLWTSELPFMVKTSLAVEITNAERTSKVSELELGVAVTRLLEAGLADRIDESFPRFAVVRDPAALTVDIGAGPESGFETVLRENPFRGDDANDVSPVVALCQDGIDGPSRIARLIRALADRSGRPTSAVAREWFREYLAVTVEPVLWTYFELGLGFEAHQQNTLVRLDEDGWPVEGFYRDNEGFYVPESRRETVDAVCPGVTDQIETVCPDTTADDCVRYYVVLNNAFGVINALGIAGLADETALLDVLRESLVGLEAYEPSESALISKLLDDRRVPCKGNLRTRFEDRDELAAPLEAESVYIDIENPLVTRL, from the coding sequence ATGACGGGTGTTGGCGCCGGCTGCGAGACACCATCCGAACACGCCGAGTCCGCGACACTGCACGCGTTCCTTAACTGCTACCTCCGGGAGACGGACACCGCATCGGTCGTCGAAGCGGAGACTTCACTGCCAGGAGTCGGCGTCGAGGGCACGGTCGCACACGCTCCCTTGAAGCACCACGGTGTCGAGGTCGTCGCACCGCTGCGCTACGAGTCGGCGACGGGACGGCACCTGTTCGACAAGCCGGTCTATGCGCGCTCCGACGACCGGGAGTTGCAGCCGATCGACGCCGCCTCGCTCGCAGCGCTTGCGAGGCGGGAACTGGTTCTGTCGACCGAGGCCGCCGACTCGACAGCCGGAACGGATCTACTCCGGCGCGTGCTCGCCTCGCGGCGAAAGATCGAACGTCTCGTCGACGAACGTAACGACTTCGATCGTCTGTACGGTCCGGAAACGACGTTCCGCGACGCCGAGCAGTCTCTCGTCTACGGCCACCACTTCCACCCGGCTCCCAAGAGCCTCGAGGGGATAGTCGACCACGACCTCTCGACGTACGCGCCGGAACTCCGCGGTGCGTTTCAACTCCGATACTTCGCGAGCGACCCGCATCTTATCACCGGCTGGTCCGCCCGTAACGCGGGACCGACGGAGTGGATCGCTGACGCGCTCAAAGCAGCCGAAGCGACCCTCCCGTCCGAGGCTGAGAGAGCGCTCGCATCGGACCGGGCGGTCATTCCGGTCCATCCGTGGCAAGCGGAGTGGCTCTCCGCACAGCCACACGTCCAGCGGGCGCTCGAACGCGGGTCGATCACCGACCTCGGAACGTTCGGGCCGACGGTGTACCCCACATCGTCAGTTCGGACGCTCTGGACGTCCGAGTTGCCGTTCATGGTGAAGACATCACTCGCTGTCGAGATAACGAACGCGGAGCGGACCAGTAAGGTGTCGGAACTCGAGCTCGGCGTCGCCGTGACGCGACTCCTCGAGGCCGGTCTCGCCGATCGAATCGACGAGTCGTTCCCGCGATTCGCGGTCGTCCGTGATCCGGCTGCACTGACAGTCGACATCGGCGCCGGTCCGGAGTCTGGATTCGAGACTGTGCTCAGAGAAAATCCGTTTCGCGGAGACGACGCGAACGACGTTTCCCCGGTCGTCGCGCTCTGTCAGGACGGTATCGACGGCCCATCGCGTATCGCTCGCCTCATCCGTGCCCTCGCGGACCGGTCGGGACGGCCCACGAGTGCCGTCGCCCGCGAGTGGTTCCGCGAGTATCTGGCCGTCACCGTCGAGCCCGTACTGTGGACCTACTTCGAACTCGGGCTCGGATTCGAAGCCCACCAGCAGAACACGCTCGTCCGACTCGACGAGGACGGCTGGCCGGTCGAGGGGTTCTACCGCGACAACGAAGGGTTTTACGTCCCGGAATCGCGCCGTGAAACCGTCGACGCGGTGTGTCCCGGCGTCACCGACCAAATTGAGACCGTCTGTCCGGACACGACCGCCGACGACTGTGTCCGATACTACGTCGTTCTCAACAACGCATTTGGAGTGATCAACGCCCTCGGCATTGCCGGTCTCGCCGACGAAACGGCCCTTCTAGATGTGCTCCGCGAATCACTGGTCGGCCTCGAAGCGTACGAACCGTCCGAATCGGCGCTGATCAGCAAGCTGCTCGACGACCGCCGCGTTCCCTGCAAGGGGAACCTCCGGACCCGCTTCGAGGACCGCGATGAACTAGCGGCACCGCTTGAGGCGGAATCCGTCTACATCGACATCGAGAATCCACTGGTCACGCGGCTGTGA
- a CDS encoding sulfotransferase has product MSLEEQPSERRKQAKEGYEYVKNEVISREKRSILSDYRADDFDSLLLIASAPRGGSSLLFDILRHHERTCSLDGEHDRWYALNGCSYPRFESDAVPADFESFDRDTLLTDLLAEVGATERSGDRTHRVDNTLVRLPLQFPDRELPYEQIREKLLEGAALRPILEELGISPLQYDDYAERDAKRPFETETIEDRPFVSSHGHKRGLAADDFERTLVLKASADAYRLPWIREQLFPETDIKLVHLTRNPAASINGLYDGWRLNRGFQTHDVGDIDLEGYDGSLWCYDLPPDWVREGDLIDTCLLQWTRAHRHVLAARDAFEDVLRVRFEDVLTDTASVITEITEFANLGESALLSENVESPNKVMTTKEPRRARWRDREDLIEGTLERADETYTEVVEELGYTEESEWI; this is encoded by the coding sequence GTGAGTCTCGAAGAACAGCCGAGTGAACGCCGAAAGCAGGCCAAAGAGGGCTACGAATACGTAAAAAACGAGGTCATCTCGAGGGAGAAACGATCGATTCTCTCGGACTACCGAGCTGACGACTTCGATAGCCTGCTGCTCATCGCGTCGGCTCCGAGAGGCGGGAGTAGTCTCCTTTTCGATATTCTTCGACACCACGAAAGAACGTGTAGCCTCGACGGCGAACACGACCGGTGGTACGCGCTGAACGGCTGTAGCTACCCGAGGTTCGAATCCGATGCCGTTCCGGCTGACTTCGAGTCGTTCGATAGGGACACACTCCTGACCGATCTTCTCGCCGAAGTCGGCGCGACCGAACGATCCGGCGACCGAACGCATCGCGTGGACAACACGCTCGTCCGGCTTCCCCTGCAATTCCCCGATCGAGAGCTGCCCTACGAGCAGATACGCGAAAAACTGCTCGAGGGGGCGGCGCTTCGTCCGATACTCGAGGAGCTGGGAATCTCGCCGCTGCAGTACGACGACTACGCAGAGCGAGATGCGAAGCGTCCGTTCGAAACGGAGACGATCGAGGACCGACCGTTCGTCTCCTCCCACGGACACAAGCGCGGTCTCGCGGCCGACGACTTCGAGCGGACGCTCGTCCTGAAAGCGAGCGCCGACGCGTACCGGCTTCCGTGGATCCGGGAGCAGCTGTTTCCGGAGACGGACATCAAACTCGTTCACCTCACGCGGAACCCGGCGGCGTCGATCAACGGCCTCTACGACGGGTGGCGGTTGAACAGGGGGTTCCAGACGCACGACGTGGGCGATATCGATCTCGAGGGATACGATGGCTCGCTGTGGTGCTATGATCTCCCACCGGATTGGGTTCGCGAGGGGGACCTCATCGACACCTGCCTGCTGCAGTGGACCCGGGCGCACCGCCACGTGCTCGCCGCTCGCGACGCGTTCGAGGACGTTCTTCGGGTCCGGTTCGAGGACGTTCTCACCGATACCGCATCCGTCATCACGGAAATCACAGAATTCGCGAATCTCGGCGAGTCGGCGCTTCTTTCCGAGAACGTCGAAAGTCCCAACAAGGTGATGACGACCAAGGAGCCGAGACGCGCTCGCTGGCGAGACAGGGAGGATCTCATCGAGGGCACGCTCGAGCGAGCCGACGAGACGTATACCGAGGTGGTCGAGGAACTGGGATACACGGAGGAGTCCGAATGGATCTGA